A single region of the Solwaraspora sp. WMMD406 genome encodes:
- a CDS encoding aminoglycoside phosphotransferase family protein, which yields MTDPQEALLLACQQVGVDATGAELIRSAENVIYRLPGGVVARVSRDGQLATAGKEVRVSRWLNESGIPAVRAIDDLPQPVAVDERAVTFWHELPPHREGSIGQLAQVLQQLHRLQPPASLDLPPLAPFVRLEQRIAEATVFSADDRAWLLDHLHGLQDRYRELPPGLPHGAVHGDAWAGNIVDTDAGPVVLDLERFAFGPPEWDLVSVAVDHLTFSAEYAPGWTEFCQHYGYDVTDWPGCSVLRDARELRKVTFAAQLARGNPALRDQAHYRLACIRGEHGDRPWGWTPVP from the coding sequence ATGACGGATCCGCAGGAAGCGCTGCTGCTCGCCTGCCAACAGGTCGGGGTCGACGCGACCGGCGCTGAGCTGATCCGATCTGCGGAGAACGTCATCTACCGCCTGCCCGGCGGCGTTGTCGCCCGCGTCAGCCGCGACGGGCAGCTTGCCACCGCAGGCAAGGAAGTACGGGTGTCCCGTTGGCTCAACGAATCCGGGATACCGGCTGTCCGCGCGATCGACGATTTGCCGCAACCTGTCGCGGTCGACGAGCGAGCCGTCACCTTCTGGCATGAGCTGCCGCCGCATCGGGAAGGCAGCATCGGCCAGCTCGCCCAGGTGCTCCAACAGCTGCACCGCCTGCAGCCCCCGGCAAGTCTCGACCTGCCACCGCTGGCACCGTTCGTACGCCTGGAGCAGCGCATCGCCGAGGCGACCGTGTTCTCAGCCGATGACCGCGCCTGGCTGCTCGATCACCTGCACGGCTTGCAGGACCGTTACCGCGAGCTTCCTCCCGGCCTCCCCCACGGTGCCGTGCACGGCGACGCATGGGCCGGCAACATCGTCGACACCGACGCCGGGCCGGTCGTGCTCGACCTCGAACGATTCGCCTTCGGCCCGCCCGAGTGGGACCTGGTCTCCGTCGCCGTCGACCACCTGACCTTCAGCGCCGAGTACGCACCCGGCTGGACCGAGTTCTGCCAGCACTACGGCTACGACGTCACCGACTGGCCCGGGTGCTCGGTGCTCCGCGACGCCCGAGAGCTGCGCAAGGTCACCTTCGCCGCCCAACTCGCGCGAGGCAACCCAGCCCTACGCGACCAGGCCCACTACCGCCTCGCCTGCATCCGTGGCGAGCACGGCGACCGCCCCTGGGGCTGGACCCCGGTCCCGTGA